From the Streptococcus oralis ATCC 35037 genome, one window contains:
- the serS gene encoding serine--tRNA ligase, translating into MLDIKRIRTDFDAVAEKLATRGVDAAILNEMKEIDAKRRDILVKVETLKAERNTVSAEIAQAKRNKENADDKIAAMQTLSAEVKALDAELADIDAKLTEFTTTLPNIPADSVPIGADEDDNVEVRRWGSPREFDFEPKAHWDLGEDLGILDWERGGKVTGARFLFYKGLGARLERAIYNFMLDEHGKEGYTEVITPYMVNHDSMFGTGQYPKFKEDTFELKDTNYVLIPTAEVPLTNYYRDEILDGKDLPIYFTAMSPSFRSEAGSAGRDTRGLIRLHQFHKVEMVKFAKPEESYEELEKMTANAENILQKLNLPYRVVALSTGDMGFSAAKTYDLEVWIPAQNTYREISSCSNTEDFQARRAQIRYRDEADGKVKLLHTLNGSGLAVGRTVAAILENYQNADGSVTIPEALRPYMGGAEVIKP; encoded by the coding sequence ATGTTAGATATTAAACGTATTCGTACAGATTTTGATGCTGTTGCTGAAAAATTAGCTACACGTGGTGTAGATGCTGCTATCTTAAATGAGATGAAAGAAATCGATGCTAAACGTCGTGACATCTTGGTCAAGGTTGAAACTCTAAAAGCAGAACGTAACACAGTTTCTGCTGAGATTGCCCAAGCCAAGCGCAACAAGGAAAATGCCGATGACAAGATTGCTGCGATGCAAACCCTATCTGCTGAAGTCAAAGCCTTGGATGCTGAGTTGGCAGACATCGATGCTAAATTAACAGAATTTACCACTACTCTTCCAAATATCCCTGCTGACAGTGTTCCTATCGGAGCTGATGAAGATGACAATGTGGAAGTCCGCCGTTGGGGTAGCCCACGCGAGTTTGACTTCGAGCCAAAAGCTCACTGGGATCTTGGTGAAGACTTGGGTATCCTTGACTGGGAACGTGGTGGAAAAGTAACGGGCGCTCGTTTTCTCTTCTATAAAGGCCTCGGTGCTCGTTTAGAACGTGCTATCTACAACTTCATGTTGGATGAGCATGGTAAAGAGGGCTATACGGAAGTCATCACGCCTTACATGGTTAACCATGACTCTATGTTTGGTACTGGTCAATATCCAAAATTCAAGGAAGATACTTTTGAATTGAAAGACACTAATTATGTCCTCATTCCTACAGCTGAAGTGCCTCTAACAAACTACTACCGTGATGAAATCCTTGACGGTAAAGATCTACCAATCTACTTTACCGCTATGAGTCCATCATTCCGTTCTGAAGCTGGTTCTGCTGGTCGTGATACACGTGGCTTGATTCGTTTGCACCAATTCCACAAGGTTGAAATGGTCAAATTTGCCAAACCAGAAGAATCTTACGAAGAATTGGAAAAGATGACAGCCAACGCTGAAAATATTCTTCAAAAACTCAACCTTCCATACCGTGTCGTTGCGCTCTCTACTGGAGATATGGGCTTCTCAGCTGCCAAGACTTATGACTTGGAAGTTTGGATTCCAGCCCAAAATACCTATCGTGAAATCTCAAGCTGTTCAAATACAGAAGATTTCCAAGCTCGTCGTGCCCAAATCCGTTACCGTGATGAAGCCGATGGCAAGGTGAAACTCCTTCACACTTTGAATGGTTCTGGACTTGCAGTTGGACGTACAGTGGCTGCCATTCTTGAAAACTATCAAAACGCAGATGGTTCTGTAACCATTCCAGAAGCTCTTCGTCCATATATGGGTGGAGCTGAAGTTATCAAACCATAA
- a CDS encoding DUF956 family protein, whose protein sequence is MAQSLNQVIDLQTTGTSYLSISGKVGKFLIGDQALEFYPDVNVEQYIQIPWSSIQQIGANVSGRKISRHFEVFTDQGKFLFASKDSGAILKIAREKLGNEKVVKLPTLLQTIGQKLKNLFAKK, encoded by the coding sequence ATGGCCCAATCACTCAATCAAGTCATTGACCTCCAAACCACTGGGACATCTTACCTCTCTATCTCTGGAAAAGTTGGAAAATTTTTAATCGGGGATCAAGCCTTAGAGTTTTATCCTGATGTCAATGTCGAACAATATATTCAAATCCCCTGGTCCAGCATTCAGCAAATCGGAGCCAACGTAAGTGGTCGCAAGATCAGCCGCCACTTTGAAGTCTTCACCGATCAAGGAAAATTCCTCTTTGCTTCAAAAGACTCTGGAGCTATCCTCAAAATCGCTCGGGAAAAATTAGGAAACGAAAAGGTTGTGAAACTTCCGACTCTACTCCAGACCATTGGACAAAAACTTAAAAATCTATTTGCAAAAAAGTAG